In Zingiber officinale cultivar Zhangliang chromosome 1A, Zo_v1.1, whole genome shotgun sequence, the DNA window GCGGAATCCCCTGAGCTGGTCGTACGGGTAGTACCGCTGGATAGACCGGGGGAGGCATCCCTGGTGCTACTATATAGACTGAGGTAGGTGCCATTGGTGGCATGTAGGGTCAGCATAGGTGGGCGCGGCAGGAGGTACGGTGGGTGGTGGTACCGGAGGTGGAGCAACTGTTGTTGCTGGTGTGGGTGCCGCGAATGCAGTGGGCACCGGTGGCAGTGGTGTCTGGTATGTCGTAGGCACTGGTGGCAGCGGTGTCGAGTACGCAGTGGGCACGGCCGGAGGTGGTGCCGAATATGCCGCAGGTGGCACCGCTAGTGGTACTGTGAATACCGTAGGAGTGGGTCCGACGGGTACGGTCagggtaggtacctctgaaaccATCAGAGTCT includes these proteins:
- the LOC121999681 gene encoding extensin-like, which translates into the protein MRCGVRASVSRRGVGRLRKRTLESLATESPETFTRVELVGQGQSQDTAGASGSQTLMVSEVPTLTVPVGPTPTVFTVPLAVPPAAYSAPPPAVPTAYSTPLPPVPTTYQTPLPPVPTAFAAPTPATTVAPPPVPPPTVPPAAPTYADPTCHQWHLPQSI